In Marasmius oreades isolate 03SP1 chromosome 1, whole genome shotgun sequence, one DNA window encodes the following:
- the NSA2 gene encoding Ribosome biogenesis protein (BUSCO:EOG09263ZBF) gives MPQNEYIEEHIKRHGRRLDYFEKKRKREARSAHRSSAVAQKAFGIKAKLLHAKRHAEKVQLKKTLKAHDERNVKQADSSTVPDGALPTYLLDREGQKDAKALSSAIKQKRKDKAAKYAVPLPKVRGIAEDEMFKVMKTGKSKSKSWKRMVTKATFVGEGFTRKPPKMERFVRPMALRYKKANVTHPDLKATFQLQILGVKKNPQSPMYTQLGVMTKGTVIEVNVSELGMVTTGGKVVFGKYAQITNNPENDGCINAVLLV, from the exons ATG CCTCAAAACGAGTATATTGAGGAACATATAAAGCGGCATGGAAGACGGTTAGATTACTTCGAAAAAAA ACGCAAGCGTGAGGCTCGTTCAGCTCACCGCTCATCGGCCGTCGCCCAAAAAGCCTTCGGTATTAAGGCTAAACTTCTTCACGCGAAACGACATGCAGAAAAAGTTCAGCTCAAGAAAACTCTCAAAGCCCATGACGAGCGAAATGTCAAACAGGCGGACTCGTCCACTGTTCCCGACGGTGCATTGCCCACCTATCTGCTCGATCGTGAAGGTCAAAAAGATGCAAAGGCGTTGTCGAGCGCCATTAAGCAGAAGCGGAAAGACAAAGCGGCCAAGTATGCTGTTCCCCTACCGAAGGTTCGCGGGATAGCAGAGGACGAGATGTTCAAAGTCATGAAGACAGGGAAAAGCAAGAGTAAATCATGGAAGCGGATGGTCACAAAAGCAACATTTGTCGGGGAGGGATTCACAAGGAAACCGCCAAAAATGGAGAGGTTTGTGAGGCCCATGGCGTTACGATACAAAAAGGCAAACGTCACACATC CCGACCTAAAGGCCACCTTTCAACTTCAGATTCTCGGTGTCAAAAAGAATCCCCAATCGCCCATGTACACACAACTTGGCGTCATGACAAAAGGAACTGTTATAGAAGTGAACGTCTCTGAGCTAGGCATGGTGACCACAGGGGGAAAAGTTGTTTTTGGTAAATACGCGCAGATTACCAACAACCCCGAGAACGATGGTTGCATCAACGCTGTTCTCC TTGTTTAA